In Deinococcus maricopensis DSM 21211, one genomic interval encodes:
- a CDS encoding peptidylprolyl isomerase codes for MKNAALLALLTLALVACKPQGQNAQSTDTKDSTTSTTAQADTKTDSSAQDSGSEKPAAASSTAQTAKPAALPAGYTEVPALSATPKRTFKVEPAFSLADGKDYFAVIDTNRGQIVVDLLENDTPTTVNNFVFLARNHFYDGTRFHRVIEGFMAQGGDPNSVDEGKKDTWGQGGPGYSIPLEVRQNLNFDDAGVLGMARSADPNSGGSQFYLTLAPASFLNGQYTVFGKVTQGLEVLKSLTKTASSGQGGETPIEGAVPDKVLTVRIVTKA; via the coding sequence ATGAAAAACGCCGCCTTGTTGGCGCTTCTGACGCTGGCGCTGGTCGCCTGCAAACCTCAGGGTCAGAACGCGCAGAGTACCGATACGAAGGATTCGACGACGTCCACGACCGCGCAGGCGGACACGAAGACGGACAGCAGCGCGCAGGACAGTGGCAGCGAGAAGCCCGCCGCGGCGAGCAGCACGGCGCAGACGGCGAAGCCGGCGGCGCTGCCCGCGGGGTACACGGAGGTGCCGGCCCTGTCGGCCACGCCGAAGCGGACGTTCAAGGTGGAGCCGGCGTTCTCGCTGGCGGACGGGAAGGATTACTTCGCGGTGATCGACACGAACCGCGGGCAGATCGTGGTGGACCTGCTGGAGAACGACACGCCGACGACCGTGAACAACTTCGTGTTCCTGGCGCGGAACCATTTCTATGACGGGACACGCTTCCACCGGGTCATTGAGGGGTTCATGGCGCAGGGCGGCGACCCGAACAGCGTGGACGAGGGCAAGAAGGACACGTGGGGGCAGGGCGGCCCGGGGTACAGCATTCCGCTGGAGGTGCGTCAGAACCTGAACTTCGATGATGCGGGCGTGCTGGGCATGGCGCGCAGCGCGGACCCGAACAGCGGCGGCAGTCAGTTCTACCTGACGCTGGCGCCGGCGTCGTTCCTGAACGGGCAGTACACGGTGTTCGGGAAGGTCACGCAGGGGTTGGAGGTGCTGAAGAGCCTGACGAAGACGGCGTCGAGCGGTCAGGGTGGGGAGACGCCCATCGAGGGGGCCGTGCCGGACAAGGTGCTGACGGTGCGGATCGTCACGAAGGCGTAA
- a CDS encoding Ig-like domain-containing protein, with the protein MHPRKFALLALAIPLVMAACTDTSTPPLPALKVTLQADPATVNLPGATTLTATTSRTMGVQRVEFYEGTTKLGEDSTAPYTFTATYTYANNGAHTYTARAVETNGKTADGTATVTVNIADAFEPNDSAAAAAPLTYGQNVTGSIAGQDRDYDWFKFTAKAGDQVLIRALGKNTNPTSTLDPVLYLYAPDGKTLLERDDDGGTGLDSEIRYNVLTDGTYVIGLTSFTIKDDATAKDNSTTNTYRLELSLR; encoded by the coding sequence ATGCACCCTCGCAAGTTCGCCCTGCTCGCGTTGGCCATTCCGCTCGTGATGGCCGCGTGCACCGACACCAGCACCCCCCCGCTGCCGGCCCTGAAGGTTACGCTCCAGGCTGACCCTGCCACCGTCAACCTTCCGGGTGCGACCACCCTGACCGCCACGACCAGCCGCACGATGGGGGTCCAACGGGTGGAGTTCTATGAAGGCACCACCAAGCTGGGCGAAGACAGCACCGCCCCCTATACCTTCACAGCCACTTACACGTATGCGAACAACGGTGCCCACACCTACACTGCACGCGCCGTCGAAACCAATGGAAAGACGGCTGACGGCACCGCCACGGTCACCGTGAACATTGCTGATGCATTCGAACCCAACGATTCGGCGGCCGCAGCGGCACCGCTCACGTACGGACAGAACGTCACGGGAAGCATCGCCGGTCAGGACCGCGATTACGACTGGTTCAAGTTCACCGCCAAAGCCGGCGATCAGGTGCTGATCCGGGCGCTTGGCAAGAACACCAACCCGACCAGCACCCTCGACCCTGTCCTGTATCTTTACGCCCCTGACGGCAAAACCCTGCTGGAGCGCGATGACGACGGCGGCACTGGCTTGGACAGCGAAATCCGTTACAACGTCCTCACGGACGGCACGTACGTCATCGGCCTGACCAGTTTCACCATTAAGGACGACGCGACGGCCAAGGACAACAGCACCACCAACACCTACCGCCTGGAACTCAGCCTCCGCTGA
- the cmk gene encoding (d)CMP kinase: MIVTIDGVAASGKSSVASGVARALHVPYVSSGLLYRAAARAALNAGLPLTDEAALTAHLRAHPLRLDARADGNRAYQGDTDLTPHLHTDEVDDAVSAVAALPGVRAWIDDHLRSLPAPFVAEGRDMGTNVFPHATAKFYLTASPRVRAQRRVNERDADIDAIETALRERDRRDARQSQPAPDAHLIDTGPLTLQGVIDLILQRVQAAHA; the protein is encoded by the coding sequence GTGATCGTGACGATAGATGGTGTCGCCGCCAGCGGAAAATCCAGCGTCGCCTCCGGCGTCGCCCGCGCCCTCCACGTGCCCTACGTGAGCAGCGGCCTGCTGTACCGCGCCGCCGCGCGCGCCGCCCTCAACGCCGGCCTGCCCCTCACCGACGAAGCCGCCCTCACCGCGCACCTCCGCGCCCACCCCCTGCGCCTCGACGCCCGCGCCGACGGCAACCGCGCCTACCAGGGCGACACCGACCTCACCCCCCACCTCCACACCGACGAAGTCGACGACGCCGTCAGCGCCGTCGCCGCCCTGCCCGGCGTGCGCGCCTGGATCGACGACCACCTCCGCAGCCTGCCCGCCCCCTTCGTCGCCGAAGGCCGCGACATGGGCACCAACGTCTTCCCGCACGCCACCGCCAAGTTCTACCTGACCGCCAGCCCCCGCGTCCGCGCGCAACGCCGCGTCAACGAACGCGACGCTGACATCGACGCCATCGAAACGGCCCTGCGCGAACGCGACCGCCGCGACGCCCGCCAGAGCCAACCCGCCCCCGACGCCCACCTCATCGACACCGGCCCCCTTACCCTCCAAGGCGTCATCGACCTCATCCTCCAGCGCGTCCAGGCGGCCCACGCATGA
- a CDS encoding S8 family serine peptidase: MYVKKIGSLSLSAALLLAACSQTTTNAPTAQQPAHFVVDPTHSFISNQVVVGLEQGVTAESAAAKVGGRVLRALPHLNAALISLPNSMSVQKAVRIFANSDLARYAEPNYLMTRPDAKPAQMNAQSVTAQATLNDPQLGRQWFLNNMGVYKAWETATGKGIRIGIADEDIDRHHPDLYGNMVFPGYDAPNGTLITDQTPYDGTGDHGTWVSGTAAAVGNNGIGGAGVAREAGIVPLTITHDPTGASNVDSAMAFIFGVVGPDDKAPSETGDTDTPAGHNGYVDIINYSFGGSNYSQLSKEAIDFVLAHKVVFVTSAGNTPTTGPASPAWTPGAISVAATTPRDERTDFSNRGWHLSVGAPGENIWVTAVRNNPSDPNEVHYSYVNGTSFASPATAGAAALILQASASKNADGTINKINLTPAQVRHILEDTAYKPTGAYSTDVGNGVVRADKAVLRATQDAANTVEKGASVSMRFVAASNPNVGVPLVGVTMAGGKRPDQLLYAQSAAGDAVFETGTVNFFEVDAGLYKLYASGPRTVIAGGTTGNTVQTVDLAPGDDIIFGNASGVFPISVTLPTDAFEPNNTLAEAKSISFGQARDAVLDAGDADIFTFSGTAGERAFVNTQAVSGNADTKVEILDSAGTVLASNSAFRSGTTDAALVFDVPSTGQYYIRVTSDSAGNPFNTYWVSLSRLVGQETEPNGTGTITDDVFANLDLSATNTLNVGETRDGALSAGTDVDIYAFSGTAGQKLLADINTEIGGDPDTILAIVDANGKTLASNDDTKSQDSTVQYTLTAAGQYYLVVGNYGGQNPEGQSNGKYRVTLTQR; the protein is encoded by the coding sequence ATGTACGTCAAGAAAATCGGTAGCTTGAGCCTCTCTGCCGCGCTCCTGTTGGCCGCGTGCAGCCAAACCACCACCAACGCCCCCACGGCGCAACAACCGGCGCACTTCGTGGTCGACCCCACCCACAGCTTCATCAGCAATCAGGTCGTTGTGGGGCTGGAGCAGGGAGTCACCGCTGAAAGCGCGGCAGCGAAAGTGGGCGGCCGTGTCCTGCGCGCCCTCCCGCACCTGAACGCGGCGCTCATCAGCCTGCCCAACAGCATGTCGGTCCAGAAAGCCGTGCGTATCTTCGCGAACAGCGACCTGGCACGCTACGCCGAACCGAACTACCTCATGACCCGTCCCGACGCGAAGCCCGCGCAGATGAACGCCCAAAGCGTCACCGCGCAGGCAACCCTCAACGACCCGCAACTCGGTCGTCAATGGTTCCTGAACAACATGGGCGTGTACAAAGCCTGGGAAACCGCGACCGGAAAAGGCATCCGCATCGGGATTGCCGACGAGGACATTGACCGCCACCACCCGGACCTGTACGGCAACATGGTGTTCCCTGGGTATGACGCGCCGAACGGAACGCTGATCACCGACCAGACGCCCTACGACGGAACCGGCGACCACGGCACCTGGGTGTCCGGCACGGCCGCCGCTGTGGGCAACAACGGGATCGGCGGCGCAGGTGTCGCGCGCGAGGCGGGCATCGTGCCCCTCACCATCACGCACGACCCCACTGGCGCGTCCAACGTGGACTCCGCCATGGCGTTCATCTTCGGCGTTGTCGGCCCGGACGATAAAGCCCCCAGCGAAACGGGCGACACCGATACACCCGCCGGCCACAACGGCTACGTCGACATCATCAACTACTCGTTCGGGGGGAGCAACTACTCGCAGCTCAGCAAAGAAGCCATCGACTTCGTGCTGGCGCACAAAGTGGTCTTCGTGACCTCGGCAGGCAACACCCCCACCACCGGCCCTGCCAGCCCCGCCTGGACACCCGGCGCGATCAGCGTTGCCGCCACCACCCCCCGCGACGAGCGGACAGACTTCTCGAACCGTGGCTGGCACCTGTCCGTCGGCGCGCCGGGCGAAAACATCTGGGTGACCGCCGTTCGCAACAACCCGAGCGACCCCAATGAAGTTCACTATAGCTACGTCAACGGCACCTCGTTCGCCAGCCCCGCCACGGCCGGTGCTGCCGCACTGATCCTCCAGGCGTCCGCCAGCAAAAACGCCGACGGCACCATCAACAAAATCAACCTGACGCCAGCACAGGTTCGCCACATCCTCGAGGACACGGCGTACAAACCCACCGGCGCGTACAGCACGGACGTGGGCAACGGCGTCGTCCGCGCGGACAAGGCCGTCCTGCGTGCCACGCAGGACGCCGCGAACACCGTCGAAAAGGGCGCGAGCGTCAGCATGCGCTTCGTCGCCGCCAGCAACCCGAACGTCGGGGTGCCACTGGTGGGCGTCACCATGGCCGGCGGCAAACGACCGGATCAGCTGCTCTACGCCCAGTCGGCCGCGGGGGACGCCGTCTTCGAGACGGGCACCGTCAACTTCTTCGAAGTGGACGCCGGTCTCTACAAGCTCTACGCCTCCGGCCCCCGGACCGTCATCGCTGGCGGAACCACCGGCAACACGGTCCAGACTGTTGACCTGGCCCCAGGTGACGACATCATCTTCGGTAACGCCAGTGGCGTCTTCCCGATCAGCGTCACGCTACCCACGGACGCTTTCGAGCCGAACAACACCCTCGCCGAGGCGAAATCCATCAGCTTCGGTCAGGCGCGTGACGCTGTGCTCGATGCTGGCGACGCTGACATCTTCACGTTCAGTGGTACCGCTGGTGAGCGCGCCTTCGTGAACACGCAGGCCGTCAGCGGCAATGCCGACACGAAAGTCGAAATTCTGGACAGCGCCGGGACGGTCCTGGCCAGCAACTCGGCGTTCCGCAGTGGCACGACCGACGCCGCGCTGGTCTTCGACGTTCCCAGCACGGGCCAGTACTACATTCGTGTCACAAGCGACAGTGCAGGTAACCCGTTCAACACGTACTGGGTGTCCCTGAGCCGCCTCGTCGGTCAGGAAACCGAACCCAACGGGACTGGCACCATCACCGATGACGTGTTCGCCAACCTCGACCTCAGCGCCACCAACACGCTGAACGTCGGCGAGACGCGCGACGGCGCACTCAGCGCCGGCACGGACGTGGACATCTACGCGTTCAGTGGCACCGCGGGCCAGAAGCTCCTCGCGGACATCAACACCGAGATCGGCGGCGATCCTGACACGATCCTGGCCATTGTCGACGCCAACGGCAAAACCCTGGCCAGCAACGACGACACGAAGTCGCAAGACTCGACGGTGCAGTACACGCTGACTGCGGCTGGGCAGTACTACCTCGTGGTCGGCAACTACGGTGGTCAGAATCCCGAGGGCCAGAGCAATGGCAAGTACCGCGTCACACTGACGCAACGCTAA
- the pdxY gene encoding pyridoxal kinase PdxY, with protein sequence MNDQAPGILSIQSWVSYGHVGNAAAMFPLQRLGFDVAAIHTVQFSNHTGYGAWRGNVFPPENVADLVEGIAERGALGSMHAVLSGYMGTAETVDAVLGAVDRVRAVRPDALYCCDPVMGDVGRGVFVRPEIPDALRERAIRAADIVTPNQFELNLLTGADVHTLTDALSAADTLRAQLRAGGPRIVIVTSLVRADAAPDTIETLAVTDAGAWLCTTPLLPLDPPRNGTGDAIAALFLGHYLRTHDAGLSLSLATSALYALLDRTHTAGTREIQLISAQDEYLQPRQVFPATQVR encoded by the coding sequence TCAATCGTGGGTGAGTTACGGCCACGTCGGCAACGCCGCCGCCATGTTCCCTCTCCAGCGCCTCGGCTTCGACGTCGCTGCCATCCACACCGTCCAATTCAGCAACCACACCGGGTACGGCGCGTGGCGCGGCAACGTCTTCCCGCCGGAAAACGTCGCGGACCTCGTTGAAGGCATCGCGGAACGCGGCGCGCTCGGCAGTATGCACGCTGTCCTCAGCGGCTACATGGGCACCGCCGAAACAGTCGACGCCGTCCTCGGCGCCGTGGACCGCGTGCGCGCCGTCCGCCCGGACGCGCTGTACTGCTGCGACCCCGTCATGGGCGACGTGGGCCGTGGCGTGTTCGTCCGCCCGGAAATTCCCGACGCGCTGCGCGAACGCGCCATCCGCGCCGCGGACATCGTCACGCCCAACCAGTTCGAACTGAACCTCCTGACCGGCGCGGACGTCCACACCCTCACGGACGCCCTCAGCGCCGCCGACACCCTCCGCGCGCAGTTGCGCGCAGGCGGCCCCCGCATCGTGATCGTCACCAGCCTCGTCCGCGCCGACGCCGCCCCCGACACCATCGAGACGCTCGCCGTCACCGACGCCGGCGCGTGGCTGTGCACCACGCCGCTGCTGCCCCTCGACCCGCCCCGCAACGGCACCGGCGACGCCATCGCGGCGCTGTTCCTCGGGCACTACCTGCGCACCCATGACGCCGGGCTGAGCCTCAGCCTCGCCACCAGCGCCCTGTACGCGCTCCTCGACCGCACGCACACTGCCGGCACGCGCGAAATCCAGCTGATCAGCGCGCAGGACGAGTACCTGCAACCCCGACAGGTTTTCCCCGCCACGCAAGTCCGCTAG
- a CDS encoding carboxypeptidase regulatory-like domain-containing protein: MKQSTKLLGLIGALALAGCNPASPTSPAQTTLSGVVSVGRAGAAAEGATVTVVGTNTKTTTDATGHFSLRATGKTNNLLITKEGYASTRVENIDTSKDQKVEEILRRSFDPNLPSTPPTVTVDLQDGATVGDKDLVLKVKTTTSSPDVNAPATGIVSLEVPAGSSGYLNAGRTRSTSFDLTGDDTFTIKAADFAAYTGDLDVHVTVYDFNGNRTHVIRHVKVSAAANNAAVTQPTNLAPLAVTFADTGTFGALGKNPAAGAALKALLKGNAAPLNALRKTSAATVTPQAAPNGTILWVDVNFTYDPTKPAPRAFELYRSLDDKTYTKAVTVDPSDIVQNKTTGDYLIRDTSAELTPGVKTYYKIRAVSDAGNADSASVSVTPLNRFQVNLVSPGQGTTGVDRRPIFRWNATGAGASSLYYVLVFDRTQAEGNTTAWRSNLITNETAAVYNQDGRAALTSLQAYHAYDWQLAALTTDNQDASKVTAVSLGADFFNLFGITPSGVDSVQAGPVNEFVTGGL; the protein is encoded by the coding sequence ATGAAACAGAGCACCAAACTCCTGGGTTTGATCGGCGCTCTTGCGCTTGCAGGATGCAACCCGGCCTCCCCAACGTCCCCCGCCCAAACGACGCTCAGCGGCGTAGTCAGCGTGGGGCGTGCTGGCGCCGCGGCGGAAGGCGCCACCGTCACGGTGGTGGGCACCAACACCAAAACCACCACGGACGCCACCGGCCACTTCAGCCTCCGCGCCACTGGCAAGACCAACAACCTGCTGATTACCAAAGAGGGCTATGCGTCCACGCGGGTCGAGAACATCGACACCAGCAAGGACCAGAAGGTGGAAGAAATCCTTCGGCGCTCATTTGATCCCAACCTGCCCAGCACGCCCCCGACCGTGACGGTCGACCTCCAGGACGGCGCCACCGTGGGCGACAAGGACCTCGTCTTGAAGGTCAAAACCACCACGAGCAGCCCGGACGTCAATGCGCCCGCGACTGGCATCGTGTCGCTCGAAGTGCCCGCGGGCAGCTCCGGCTACCTGAACGCTGGCCGCACCCGCAGCACCAGCTTCGACCTGACCGGCGACGACACCTTCACCATCAAAGCTGCGGATTTCGCTGCGTACACCGGTGACCTCGATGTGCACGTCACGGTCTACGACTTCAACGGGAACCGCACCCACGTCATCCGCCACGTCAAAGTCAGCGCGGCCGCCAACAACGCCGCCGTGACGCAACCGACGAACCTTGCGCCGCTCGCGGTGACCTTCGCGGACACCGGCACGTTCGGTGCTCTGGGCAAGAACCCCGCTGCAGGCGCCGCCCTCAAGGCCCTCCTGAAGGGCAACGCTGCGCCCCTCAACGCGTTGCGCAAGACCTCGGCAGCCACCGTCACGCCGCAGGCCGCGCCGAACGGCACGATCCTCTGGGTGGACGTCAACTTCACCTACGACCCCACGAAGCCCGCGCCGCGCGCGTTCGAGTTGTACCGCTCGCTCGACGACAAAACCTACACCAAGGCGGTCACCGTCGACCCATCTGACATCGTCCAGAACAAGACCACCGGCGATTACCTGATCCGCGACACCAGCGCCGAGCTCACGCCGGGCGTCAAAACCTACTACAAGATTCGTGCGGTCAGCGATGCCGGCAACGCCGATTCCGCGAGTGTCAGCGTCACGCCGCTCAACCGCTTCCAGGTGAACCTCGTCAGCCCTGGTCAGGGGACCACCGGCGTTGACCGTCGCCCCATCTTCCGCTGGAATGCAACAGGCGCAGGTGCCAGCAGCCTGTACTACGTGCTGGTCTTCGACCGCACCCAGGCTGAGGGGAACACCACAGCGTGGCGGAGCAACCTGATCACCAACGAAACGGCCGCCGTCTACAACCAAGATGGCCGCGCCGCCCTGACCAGCCTGCAGGCCTACCACGCCTACGACTGGCAACTTGCGGCACTCACCACGGACAACCAAGACGCCAGCAAAGTCACCGCTGTCTCTCTGGGCGCGGACTTCTTCAACCTCTTTGGCATCACGCCGAGCGGTGTGGACTCCGTGCAGGCTGGCCCCGTGAATGAATTCGTCACCGGAGGACTCTGA
- a CDS encoding S8 family serine peptidase, with the protein MKNLKIKATGLLTLAIALTACSQNTTPAPNASAPIGGIDVGTAGIHNAWIVELEGDPTALNAQSVRTQHAQFKQQLAQSGLRVQTTHEYNTLFNGFAIKASDTEVRRLSRLPGVLNVYPDVRVDLPKDTVGEVPSEPEMFSAVTMTGADIAQNEYGLTGKGVKVAIMDTGIDIDHPAFAGRIIKQHDFVGDDFNGTTKTQRVEDEIADDCAGHGTHVAGIVGGNDPATGFKGVAPGVFFGSYRVFGCAGSTSSSIMIEAMERAYKDGMQVLNMSIGASFQWPDYPTGKVASRLVKQGMVVTVSAGNSGDKGQFASGAPSLGENVIAVANVANLKATVNAFKLQDGSSVYYDGKTGSPADVPVAGTVEVVAVTPTQGCKTANGTNPFAAGSLTGKVALISRGTCTFYEKALNAQQAGASAVIIYNNRAGYIGGMALTGTTPIDIPVIGIQQADGQKIAAMPQPVMMTWTNETSLVPNVGGGGTAASSSLGSSPDLELKPDVAAPGNNIYSTYPLSKTAGGYAVLSGTSMAAPHVAGAAALLLEANPKIASKDMRALFQNTANLRYFYTAAGQPTTALDYVQKQGAGMIDIVSAYNATVSATPSKLSLGESEGMTTKSKVVVLRNNGLRDATYSVTHNAALTLAGTTLAPTPNMGAATVNVNGHPLTSTQGIDITVPAGGQLDLNIEITADASIPDLAQYGGYIVLKSQRVNSIVIPYSGFQGDYQKLVVLKDAMINGQTLPFPLLFKDGDVADENTTYTLQNGDEPSVGVHFAHQSRRLMVTVVNASGQQVANLQTSEYWGRNADDNWTSNDSDVWDTFTWDGTLDDGQKAPDGTYRVKVRVLKALGDAENPAHYEEDFSPAFNIKRN; encoded by the coding sequence TTGAAGAACCTGAAGATCAAGGCCACCGGCCTGTTAACGCTCGCTATCGCGCTCACTGCATGCAGCCAGAACACCACACCCGCTCCTAACGCCTCGGCGCCCATCGGCGGCATTGACGTCGGCACCGCCGGCATTCATAACGCGTGGATTGTTGAACTCGAGGGTGACCCCACGGCCCTGAACGCCCAGAGCGTCCGTACGCAACACGCCCAGTTCAAACAGCAGCTCGCGCAGAGTGGCCTCCGCGTTCAAACCACGCACGAGTACAACACGCTGTTCAACGGGTTCGCCATTAAGGCCAGCGACACAGAAGTTCGTCGTCTCAGCCGCCTTCCGGGCGTCCTGAACGTCTACCCGGATGTCCGCGTGGATCTGCCCAAGGACACGGTCGGTGAAGTACCGTCCGAGCCGGAAATGTTCAGCGCGGTCACCATGACCGGCGCCGACATTGCCCAGAACGAGTACGGCCTGACGGGCAAAGGCGTCAAGGTGGCCATCATGGACACCGGCATCGACATCGATCACCCGGCGTTCGCTGGCCGAATCATCAAACAGCATGACTTCGTAGGCGACGACTTTAACGGTACCACCAAGACCCAGCGCGTCGAGGACGAAATCGCGGATGACTGCGCCGGTCACGGTACGCACGTGGCAGGCATCGTCGGCGGCAACGACCCCGCTACTGGGTTCAAGGGGGTCGCTCCGGGCGTGTTCTTCGGCTCCTACCGCGTTTTCGGCTGCGCGGGCTCCACGAGCTCCAGCATCATGATCGAGGCCATGGAGCGCGCGTACAAAGACGGCATGCAGGTGCTGAACATGAGCATCGGCGCGTCGTTCCAGTGGCCGGACTACCCGACCGGCAAGGTCGCCAGCCGCCTCGTCAAGCAGGGCATGGTCGTCACCGTTTCGGCCGGCAACAGCGGCGACAAAGGGCAGTTCGCCAGTGGTGCACCGTCGCTCGGCGAAAATGTCATCGCCGTGGCGAACGTCGCGAACCTCAAGGCGACCGTCAACGCGTTCAAGCTGCAAGATGGCAGCAGTGTGTACTACGACGGGAAAACCGGCAGTCCTGCGGACGTCCCGGTTGCCGGCACCGTCGAGGTGGTCGCCGTCACCCCCACGCAAGGGTGCAAGACGGCCAACGGCACGAACCCCTTCGCCGCCGGAAGCCTCACTGGCAAGGTGGCCCTGATCAGCCGTGGCACCTGCACGTTCTACGAGAAGGCCCTCAATGCCCAGCAAGCTGGCGCCAGCGCCGTCATCATCTACAACAACCGCGCCGGCTACATCGGCGGTATGGCCCTGACCGGCACGACGCCCATTGACATTCCAGTGATCGGCATTCAGCAGGCGGACGGTCAGAAGATCGCCGCGATGCCGCAGCCGGTCATGATGACCTGGACGAACGAAACTTCGCTCGTGCCGAACGTCGGTGGCGGCGGCACCGCGGCGAGCAGCTCTCTTGGCAGCAGCCCAGACCTGGAACTGAAACCCGACGTTGCCGCCCCCGGCAACAACATTTACTCCACCTACCCGCTGTCCAAGACGGCGGGCGGGTACGCCGTCCTCAGCGGCACGAGCATGGCAGCCCCCCACGTCGCCGGTGCGGCGGCCCTGTTGCTGGAAGCCAACCCGAAAATTGCCAGCAAGGACATGCGCGCACTCTTCCAGAACACCGCCAACCTGCGGTACTTCTACACCGCTGCGGGCCAGCCCACTACGGCCCTGGATTACGTGCAGAAGCAGGGCGCCGGCATGATCGACATTGTCAGCGCGTACAACGCGACGGTCAGCGCCACGCCCAGCAAGCTGTCCCTCGGCGAAAGCGAAGGGATGACGACCAAGAGCAAGGTGGTGGTGCTGCGCAACAACGGGCTGCGAGACGCGACGTACAGCGTGACGCACAACGCCGCGCTCACGCTGGCGGGCACGACGTTGGCCCCCACGCCGAACATGGGCGCAGCCACCGTGAACGTCAACGGGCACCCACTGACCTCCACGCAGGGCATCGACATTACGGTTCCTGCCGGCGGGCAACTCGATCTGAATATTGAGATCACCGCTGATGCGTCCATCCCTGATCTCGCGCAGTACGGTGGGTACATCGTGCTCAAGAGCCAGCGCGTCAACAGCATCGTAATCCCCTACAGCGGCTTCCAGGGCGATTACCAGAAGCTCGTGGTGCTGAAGGACGCCATGATCAACGGTCAGACGCTGCCTTTCCCTCTGCTCTTCAAGGATGGAGACGTCGCCGACGAGAACACCACGTATACGCTCCAGAATGGCGACGAGCCCAGCGTTGGTGTGCACTTCGCCCACCAGTCACGTCGCCTAATGGTCACCGTCGTCAATGCCTCCGGTCAGCAAGTGGCGAACCTGCAGACCAGCGAGTACTGGGGCCGAAATGCGGACGACAACTGGACCAGCAACGACAGCGACGTGTGGGACACGTTCACCTGGGACGGAACCCTGGATGATGGCCAAAAAGCCCCAGACGGCACCTACCGTGTGAAGGTGCGCGTGCTCAAGGCGCTTGGCGACGCCGAAAACCCGGCGCACTACGAGGAAGACTTCTCGCCCGCATTCAACATCAAACGCAACTGA
- a CDS encoding lysophospholipid acyltransferase family protein produces the protein MTAPAPKDAGIIPINPFLYNLVVFATSIPMHLQGRLRVEGLEHVPLSGRVIIAGNHVTALDPFVIANAIPRPRRIQFMAKKEIFRNPIIGGIVRGGGSFPVDRQSNDVGAIRNAIKVLNAEGMLGIFPEGTRGGGEMNGGVALIALRGKAPIVPVGLRLHRRVWTVRFGPPLPPQGTIKTLTAELGEAIQQLVTA, from the coding sequence ATGACCGCCCCCGCCCCCAAGGACGCCGGCATCATCCCCATCAACCCCTTCCTGTACAACCTCGTCGTCTTCGCCACCAGCATCCCCATGCACCTCCAGGGGCGCCTCCGCGTCGAAGGGCTGGAACACGTACCCCTCAGCGGCCGCGTCATCATCGCCGGCAACCACGTCACCGCCCTCGACCCGTTCGTCATCGCCAACGCCATCCCCAGACCGCGGCGTATCCAGTTCATGGCGAAAAAGGAAATCTTCCGCAACCCCATCATCGGCGGCATTGTCCGCGGCGGCGGCAGCTTCCCCGTCGACCGGCAGAGCAACGACGTCGGCGCCATCCGCAACGCCATCAAGGTGCTCAACGCCGAAGGCATGCTCGGCATCTTTCCCGAAGGCACCCGCGGCGGCGGCGAAATGAACGGCGGCGTCGCCCTCATCGCCCTGCGCGGCAAAGCCCCCATCGTCCCCGTCGGCCTGCGCCTCCACCGCCGCGTCTGGACCGTCCGCTTCGGCCCCCCCCTGCCCCCGCAAGGCACCATCAAAACCCTCACGGCCGAACTCGGCGAAGCCATTCAGCAGCTCGTCACCGCCTGA